Proteins from a single region of Psilocybe cubensis strain MGC-MH-2018 chromosome 3, whole genome shotgun sequence:
- a CDS encoding Elongation factor 3, producing the protein MSLVQLFVPTEVAHDTVAELGELGDVQFKDLNPNVNPFQRSFVGEIRRIEDMGRRVRFFAAQIAKEKDVVPIRSLYDSPPLVTVGPRAAQAIDELDTTLAEHEKRLVKMNESYETLSERAKELIEARHVLRETAVFFDKAQGHQTDIRSSFDDSVTPLLQDDHEAAISHSNMQFDLEFVAGTIERSRMPTFERVLWRVLRGNLYMNHTDIPEPFVDPATGNEIRKNVFIIFAHGDTLLAKIRKVAESMGGTLYPIDPNADKRSESLREVSNRLEDTQTVLYNTGLNRRSELMTIGQSLRSWQDVVKKEKMIYETLNLFNYDVRRKTLIAEGWVPTRDITQIQLALRSATEGAGTSVPPILHVLTTHKTPPTFHRTNKFTEGYQTIMDAYGISAYQEVNPGLFAIITFPFLFAVMFGDIGHGTIIFLAALYMILSERKMAKADLGEIIGQFFYGRYIILLMGVFSIYTGLIYNDIFSKTLHLWHSAWSFDDTNSTVVSGVLGDHRYPFGLDPGWHGADNALVFTNSYKMKMSIVLGVIHMTFALCLQVPNHFKFKRYSDLYTNFIPQMIFLQSIFGYLVVCILYKWSIDWSKATTQPPSLLNMLITMFLQPGTVEASTQLYRGQGTVQVILLLLALVCVPWLLLTKPYLAWKEMHKIQGQGYMSIGHDGGALDDVHPNTAGVRLEDEEEGQAMIQDGDGEEEHHDFGEVVVHQVIHTIEFCLGCISHTASYLRLWALSLAHAQLSEVLWSMTLERFLGPTSIFGWIMLIIMGCFWFVLTVGILCVMEGLSAFLHALRLHWVEANSKHFEGGGHFCESGGREMKRECSAVSLASGLGPLPAINDLDNSSIISPQKILEMPAAVASAAAASTPASLKAAVAPIEGQLDITGLFQADKSTREAAAKSLAAIAQKDGPSALTSLKFGDAIVKAIADKKSPAAREGAADAISALVKNGAVKSLEPIFIDSGIYNALLETFADKMPAVRTAAVEAVRLYISAMNPWATSLILPALLHEIKTAGKWQVKMGSLVALDQLVVSAPVQTARLMPDIVPVLSEAIWDTKADVKKAARESLTKATALVSNKDIERFIPALIKALINPVEEVPGTIALLSATTFVSEVDSPTLSLMVPLLSRGLSEKLTATKRKVAVIADNMAKLVDSHVTVRPFIPKLLPGFIKVEGTIGDPEARSVVARAIATLRQVGQVPADSDGSDLPPLHHADEKQLAHSLIAIYKKLGTTISAGNVDTMYASSLAANLVNAKNFDVPEWDGLAPYLAFVASTPDPITVAREWVVRSATEGTDDGEVPEDEEEGEDLCNCQFSLAYGAKILLNTATLRLKRGHRYGLCGKNGTGKSTLMRAITNGQVEGFPSPDEVRTFYVEHDIDGSEEETSVLQFILDDKRVEVSREEIVETLASVGFSDERQKHAIGSLSGGWKMKLALARAMLFKADILLLDEPTNHLDVVNVAWLENYLTNLKTCTSIIVSHDSGFLNNTITDVLHLNRFKLKRYRGNLEKFVQQVPEAKSYYTFEAAEDYKFKLPDPPLLEGVKTKEKSLLKMRQVGFQYPTQPVQQLYDITLQVSLSSRVAVLGPNGSGKSTLVKLLIGDMEPNKGGEIWKHPNLVIGYVAQHAFHHIDQHLDKTPLEYMLWRYQTGEDLEEMMKANRVITEEEQAKMKEGANIVVEGQKRIIDEIINRKKLKQSYEYEVSFKGLSSSENIWIPRDDLIKRGFEKKVLEVDTREAQRAGMLRPLVRREIEKHFADFGLEAEFVSHNTMRGLSGGQKVKIVLGAATWRRPHVICLDEPTNYLDRESLAALIEALKVFEGGVLVITHNRDFSESICKEVWAMRDGRLEASGHNWVEGQGSGPRIDKAAGEEEDQYDAMGNKIDSKKTKKLTSSEARKLKKERMARKKRGEEITDDEL; encoded by the exons ATGAGCTTGGTGCAGCTTTTCGTGCCGACTGAAGTTGCCCACGACACCGTTGCAGAGCTCGGAGAATTAGGAGATGTACAGTTCAAAGAT TTGAACCCGAATGTCAACCCTTTCCAGCGGTCGTTTGTTGGCGAAATCCGACGAATCGAGGATATGGGCCGTCGTGTTCGATTTTTCGCGGCACAGATTGCGAAAGAGAAGGACGTGGTGCCTATTCGTTCGTTGTATGACTCGCCCCCTCTCGTCACCGTCGGCCCCCGTGCTGCGCAGGCGATTGATGAGCTCGACACGACTTTGGCCGAACATGAGAAGAGGCTAGTTAAGATGAATGAAAGTTACGAGACGTTAAGTGAGAGGGCGAAGGAGCTGATTGAGGCACGACATGTGTTGAGGGAGACGGCCGTGTTTTTCGACAAG GCCCAGGGTCACCAAACGGATATCCGCTCCTCTTTCGATGACAGTGTTACCCCTTTGCTTCAAGACGACCATGAAGCTGCCATTTCTCACTCCAATATGCAATTTGACCTTGA GTTTGTTGCTGGAACTATTGAACGTTCCCGGATGCCGACTTTTGAGCGTGTGCTCTGGCGTGTTCTCCGCGGTAACCTTTATATGAACCACACGGACATCCCTGAGCCCTTCGTCGACCCTGCTACTGGAAATGAAATCCGCAAAAATGTGTTCATCATCTTTGCACACGGAGATACTCTGCTCGCCAAGATTCGCAAAGTTGCTGAGTCTATGGGAGGCACTCTTTATCCCATTGACCCGAACGCGGACAAGCGGTCCGAGTCTCTTCGTGAAGTTTCCAACCGCCTCGAAGATACACAGACGGTCCTTTACAACACTGGATTGAATAGGCGTTCAGAGTTGATGACAATCGGCCAGAGTCTCCGCAGTTGGCAAGATGTtgtgaaaaaagaaaagatgatCTATGAAACCTTGAATCTTTTCAACTACGATGTCCGTAGGAAGACGTTGATTGCAGAAGGATGGGTTCCCACTAGAGACATTACCCAAATCCAACTGGCCCTGCGTTCCGCGACC GAGGGTGCAGGAACAAGTGTTCCTCCTATCTTGCACGTGTTGACCACGCACAAGACGCCGCCTACTTTCCACCGGACTAACAAGTTTACTGAAGGTTATCAGACTATTATGGATGCCTATGGTATTTCAGCATACCAAGAGGTCAACCCCGGATTGTTCGCTATCATCACATTCCCCTTCCTGTTCGCCGTCATGTTCGGTGATATTGGCCACGGAACGATTATCTTCCTTGCAGCTCTGTATATGATTCTCTCAGAAAGGAAGATGGCCAAAGCCGATCTCGGAGAA ATTATTGGACAATTCTTCTA CGGGCGATACATCATCTTGTTGATGGGCGTCTTCTCTATTTATACCGGTCTTATCTACAACGATATATTTTCGAAGACACTCCATCTGTGGCATTCTGCGTGGTCGTTTGATGACACGAACTCGACAGTCGTGTCAGGAGTCCTCGGCGACCATCGGTACCCTTTCGGTTTGGACCCTGGATGGCATGGTGCCGATAACGCACTCGTGTTCACGAACTCGTACAAGATGAAAATGTCAATTGTGTTAGGCGTGATTCAC ATGACATTCGCGCTGTGCTTGCAAGTACCAAATCACTTCAAGTTTAAACGTTATTCGGACCTGTACACGAATTTCATTCCGCAAATGATTTTCCTACAGTCTATTTTCGGTTATCTAGTTGTTTGCATCTTGTACAAGTGGTCGATTGATTGGTCGAAAGCGACAACGCAGCCTCCGTCGCTTTTGAACATGTTGATCACGATGTTCTTGCAACCAGGGACGGTTGAGGCGAGCACCCAATTATACCGTGGTCAGGGAACGGTGCAAGTgatattgttgttgttggccTTGGTATGTGTGCCCTGGTTATTACTTACGAAACCGTATCTCGCCTGGAAAGAAATGCACAAAATCCAAGGTCAGGGCTACATGTCTATCGGCCACGACGGAGGCGCGTTGGATGATGTTCATCCCAATACCGCAGGTGTCCGGcttgaagatgaggaagaaggacAAGCGATGATACAagacggggacggggaggAA GAACATCATGATTTTGGAGAGGTGGTTGTGCACCAGGTCATCCACACCATCGAATTTTGCCTCGGTTGTATTTCGCATACGGCTTCGTACCTGCGTCTGTGGGCTCTGTCCCTTGCACATGCGCAGCTCTCGGAAGTTCTTTGGAGCATGACCCTGGAGAGATTCCTCGGGCCGACATCGATTTTCGGATGGATTATGCTGATCATTATGGGCTGTTTCTGGTTTGTACTGACTGTGGGCATCTTGTGTGTGATGGAG GGACTATCGGCGTTCTTACATGCACTCCGGTTGCATTGGGTGGAAGCCAACAGTAAGCATTTCGAAGGCGGGGGACAT TTTTGCGAGTCAGGAGGCAGAGAAATGAAGCGGGAATGCTCCGCGGTCTCGCTGGCAAGTGGGTTGGGG CCTTTGCCAGCCATTAACGACTTAGACAACTCTTCGATTATATCCCCACAAAAG ATATTAGAAATGCCCGCCGCTGTTGCctccgctgccgccgcctccacccCCGCCTCCCTCAAAGCCGCTGTTGCTCCCATCGAGGGCCAGCTGGACATCACCGGTCTCTTCCAGGCCGACAAGTCCACCcgcgaagctgctgccaaGTCTCTGGCCGCTATCGCCCAAAAAGACGGCCCCTCCGCCCTGACTTCCCTCAAATTTGGCGATGCTATCGTCAAGGCTATTGCCGACAAAAAATCCCCTGCCGCCCGTGAGGGCGCTGCGGATGCCATCTCCGCCCTTGTTAAGAACGGCGCTGTCAAGTCTTTGGAGCCAATCTTCATCGACTCTGGCATCTACAATGCCCTCCTCGAGACCTTTGCCGACAAAATGCCCGCTGTCAGGACAGCTGCTGTTGAGGCCGTGCGTCTTTACATTTCCGCCATGAACCCCTGGGCTACTTCCCTCATCCTCCCCGCCCTTCTTCACGAGATCAAGACCGCCGGTAAATGGCAGGTCAAGATGGGCTCTCTCGTCGCTCTCGACCAGCTCGTTGTCAGCGCCCCCGTCCAGACCGCCCGCCTTATGCCCGACATCGTCCCCGTTCTCTCTGAGGCGATTTGGGATACCAAGGCCGATGTGAAGAAGGCTGCTCGTGAATCGCTGACCAAGGCCACCGCTCTGGTGTCAAACAAGGACATTGAACGCTTTATTCCTGCTCTTATTAAGGCTCTTATTAATCCCGTTGAGGAGGTCCCTGGTACCATCGCCCTCCTCTCGGCCACCACATTCGTTTCTGAAGTAGATTCGCCTACCCTCTCCCTCATGGTCCCCCTGCTCTCCCGTGGTCTTTCTGAGAAGCTTACCGCCACCAAGCGCAAGGTCGCTGT CATTGCTGACAACATGGCTAAGCTCGTCGACTCCCACGTCACTGTCCGACCTTTCATCCCTAAACTCCTTCCCGGATTCATCAAGGTCGAGGGCACCATCGGTGACCCCGAAGCGCGCAGTGTCGTCGCTCGCGCCATCGCCACCCTCCGTCAAGTTGGACAGGTTCCCGCTGACAGCGATGGTTCAgatctccctcctcttcaccACGCTGACGAGAAGCAGCTCGCCCACTCCCTCATTGCCATCTACAAGAAGCTCGGCACTACCATCTCTGCTGGCAATGTCGACACCATGTACGCTTCTTCCCTGGCTGCCAATCTCGTGAACGCCAAGAACTTTGATGTTCCCGAGTGGGATGGCCTTGCTCCTTACCTCGCCTTCGTCGCCTCCACCCCCGACCCCATTACTGTCGCTCGCGAGTGGGTTGTCCGTTCCGCCACCGAAGGAACTGATGACGGCGAAGTCcctgaggatgaggaggagggcgaGGACCTTTGCAACTGCCAGTTCTCCCTGGCTTATGGTGCTAAGATCTTGCTCAACACCGCCACCCTCCGTCTCAAGCGTGGACACCGCTACGGTCTCTGCGGTAAGAACGGTACCGGAAAGTCGACCCTCATGCGCGCCATCACCAACGGCCAGGTCGAGGGCTTCCCCTCCCCTGATGAGGTCCGCACTTTCTACGTCGAGCACGATATCGACGGCTCCGAGGAGGAGACCTCTGTCCTCCAGTTCATCCTCGACGACAAGCGTGTTGAGGTCAGCCGTGAGGAGATCGTCGAGACCCTCGCCTCTGTCGGATTCTCCGATGAGCGCCAGAAGCACGCCATTGGCAGTCTTTCTGGtggttggaagatgaagctcGCCCTTGCTCGTGCCATGCTGTTCAAGGCCGACATTCTCCTTCTCGATGAGCCCACTAACCATTTGGATGTCGTCAACGTCGCCTGGTTGGAGAACTACCTCACCAACCTCAAGACCTGCACTTCCA TCATTGTGTCTCACGACTCTGGCTTCCTTAACAACACCATCACTGACGTTCTCCACTTGAACCGCTTCAAGCTCAAGAGGTACCGTGGTAACCTCGAGAAGTTCGTCCAGCAGGTGCCTGAGGCTAAGTCCTACTACACTTTTGAGGCTGCCGAGGACTACAAGTTCAAGCTTCCCGACCCCCCTCTCCTTGAGGGTGTCAAGACCAAGGAGAAGTCCCTCCTCAAGAT GCGTCAAGTTGGATTCCAATACCCAACTCAGCCCGTCCAACAGCTCTATGACATCACCCTCCAAgtttccctctcctcccgTGTTGCCGTCCTTGGTCCCAACGGTTCCGGAAAGTCAACCCTCGTCAAGCTCCTCATCGGCGACATGGAGCCCAACAAGGGTGGTGAGATCTGGAAGCACCCTAACTTGGTCATTGGTTACGTTGCCCAGCACGCTTTCCACCACATTGACCAGCATCTCGACAAGACTCCTCTCGAGTACATGCTTTGGCGTTACCAGACCGGAGAGGATCTcgaggagatgatgaaggcTAACCGCGTCATCACCGAGGAGGAACAGGCCAAGATGAAGGAGGGTGCCAACATCGTCGTCGAGGGTCAGAAGCGCATCATCGACGAGATCATCAACCGTAAGAAGCTTAAGCAGTCTTACGAGTACGAGGTCTCGTTCAAGGGTCTCTCCTCGTCCGAGAACATCTGGATTCCCCGTGATGACCTCATCAAGCGCGGTTTCGAGAAG AAAGTCCTCGAGGTCGATACCCGTGAGGCTCAGCGCGCCGGTATGTTGCGCCCTCTCGTCCGTCGCGAGATCGAGAAGCACTTCGCCGACTTCGGTCTCGAGGCCGAGTTCGTCTCCCACAACACCATGAGGGGTCTCTCTGGTGGTCAGAAGGTCAAGATCGTCCTCGGTGCTGCTACTTGGCGTCGTCCCCACGTTATCTGCCTTGACGAACCCACTA ACTACCTCGATCGTGAGTCGCTCGCTGCCCTCATCGAGGCCCTCAAGGTCTTCGAGGGAGGTGTCCTCGTCATTACCCACAACAGGGACTTCTCCGAATCCATCTGCAAGGAAGTCTGGGCTATGCGCGATGGTCGTCTCGAGGCTTCCGGCCACAACTGGGTTGAGGGACAGGGCTCTGGTCCCCGCATCGACAAGGCTGctggtgaggaggaggaccagTACGACGCTATGGGTAACAAGATCGACAgtaagaagacgaagaagctTACTTCTTCTGAGGCTCGTAAGCTGAAGAAGGAGCGTATGGCCCGCAAGAAGAGGGGCGAGGAAATCACCGATGATGAGCTCTGA
- a CDS encoding Protein argonaute-3: MVAPDVFTPRALYDGQAIAYAPRELALANNGSGTFNVRLGENRAAELGARGTYQIRFTLTLGEQVDAKHVYDLIRERKTSTRALVATNLIQLIMRQGPNMHHTNNGRAHFTGNEKITLPNSGLELWRGTFLSVRPTMGKMILNVDTCSAAVYQSGPLIAICMQKLRLRDARELDLGERDPRFKTLEKFLKGLRMKVKTGGGRSRTQTIRGLVANAGEFSFWKDDTVEMTVADYFYQTHNIRLQYPGIIGVRLTPDSSPRKDVVPLELCELEFGQLFKRKLPDELTADMVRFSAMRPQERLRKIQAAAKETGGYDFVRESGMHMDINPMRIDAKLLDVPQLHFANLQKPLDITNGAWNVVRQRFTNPAKMKYWIVVSFVNNIDQGAIAQRMTSGGASLLKSCQNLEISPTPLIKARANPHDAAGVLYQSARQYSKQIGVPDDNDNFDLFLGQLMVIVILPTNAAGIRSAVKYWGDVKQGVATQCIRESKFDKANDQYWNNIALKINARLGGTNFFSTSEALKEIKSEPFMIMGADVGHPGPGVQKPSVTGIVYSYDQNATRYVALTGIQPPRVEQIVDLKKYVYRAINSFAVKNNGPPARLIFYRDGISEGEFNKVAAIEIGDIKEALVKVYKDNTVPANKPLPLLTYIVVGKRHHAVFFPGDQQGADPRNGNALAGSLIDSGITHPAVRDFYLQSHAAIQGTSRSSHYVVLHDENWNFNMKRVQQISYTLCYNYAKATRSVSIPAPVYSGMLSWNVPHRPQRQGARLRRQHHHRLGLFHYLGHEQVAKRLPARPQKTF, from the exons ATGGTCGCCCCGGACGTGTTCACCCCCCGTGCATTGTACGACGGCCAGGCGATCGCGTACGCCCCTCGAGAGCTCGCGCTCGCGAACAATGGAAGCGGGACT TTCAATGTTAGATTGGGCGAAAATCGTGCTGCTGAACTGGGGGCAAGGGGGACGTATCAGATCAGGTTTACGTTGACGCTTGGTGAACAAGTTGATGCAAA GCATGTCTATGATTTGATTCGCGAGAGGAAGACCTCGACTCGAGCACTTGTCGCAACGAACCTAATCCAGCTTATCATGCGTCAAGGCCCGAACAT GCACCATACCAACAACGGCCGAGCGCATTTTACTGGAAATGAAAAGATTACCCTTCCCAACAGCGGGCTCGAGCTCTGGAGAGGAACCTTTTT ATCTGTCAGGCCCACGATGGGCAAGATGATTCTCAACGTGGACACTTGCTCTGCCGCTGT GTACCAAAGTGGCCCTCTTATCGCGATATGCATGCAGAAACTACGTCTTCGCGACGCCCGCGAGCTGGACTTGGGAGAGCGAGACCCGCGCTTCAAGACACTCGAAAAGTTCCTCAAGGgtctgaggatgaaggtaaaAACCGGAGGTGGGAGATCTCGCACGCAGACTATTCGCGGTCTTGTCGCAAACGCGGGCGAAttctccttttggaaggATGATACTGTCGAGATGACAGTTGCT GATTACTTTTACCAAACGCACAACATCCGCCTCCAGTATCCCGGAATAATTGGCGTTCGTCTCACACCAGACAGCAGCCCTCGTAAAGATGTTGTCCCATTGGAGCTCTGCGAGTTGGAATTTGGCCAACTCTTCAAGAGAAAGCTCCCTGATGAGCTGACTGCTGATATGGTTAGATTTTCAGCGATGAGGCCTCAGGAGCGCCTCCGAAAAATCCAAGCAGCT GCCAAAGAAACTGGGGGCTATGACTTTGTTCGTGAATCTGGGATGCATATGGACATCAATCCCATGAGGATTGATGCGAAACTGTTAGATGTGCCTCAACTTCACTTCGCTAACCTGCAGAAACCCCTG GATATCACGAATGGCGCTTGGAACGTCGTGCGTCAACGCTTCACGAACCCTGCGAAAATGAAATATTGGATAGTAGTTTCTTTTGTCAACAACATCGATCAAGGGGCAATCGCTCAGCGCATGACTTCTGGCGGTGCCAGCTTGCTCAAATCGTGCCAGAACCTTG AAATAAGCCCTACGCCATTGATCAAGGCTCGCGCTAATCCACATGATGCTGCAGGC GTATTGTATCAATCTGCCCGACAGTACTCCAAGCAAATAGGTGTTCCggatgacaatgacaacttTGACCTTTTTTTGGGACAGTTGATGGTGATCGTAATATTGCCAACTAACGCCGCGGGAATTAGGAGTGCGGTCAAATATTGGGGTGATGTTAAGCAAG GGGTGGCCACACAATGCATTAGAGAGTCCAAATTTGATAAAGCGAATGATCAGTATTGGAATAATATTGCTCTAAA AATAAATGCTCGTCTTGGTGGCACGAACTTTTTCAGCACCTCGGAGGCGCTCAAGGAAATCAAGAGTGAACCCTTCATGATCATGG GTGCTGATGTGGGACATCCTGGTCCAGGTGTTCAAAAGCCCTCCGTTACCGGGATTGTCTACTCTTACGATCAAAACGCGACCCGATACGTTGCTTTGACGGGCATCCAGCCTCCCAGAGTTGAACAGATCGTTGATCTGAAGAAATATGTTTACCGTGCGATTAACAGCTTTGCTGTGAAGAACAATGGGCCTCCGGCTCGGTTGATCTTTTACAGGGATGGGATATCCGAGGGTGAATTTAACAAAGTGGCCGCAATCGAAATTGGGGATATCAAAGAGGCCTTGGTGAAAGTGTACAAGGACAATACAGTGCCGGCGAATAAGCCCCTGCCTCTGTTGACCTATATCGTTGTCGGTAAACG CCACCATGCCGTTTTCTTCCCCGGTGACCAACA GGGCGCAGACCCAAGGAATGGCAATGCACTGGCAGGTTCTTTGATCGACAGCGGCATCACTCATCCCGCTGTTCGTGACTTTTACTTGCAGAGCCACGCAGCAATTCAAGGAA CCTCCCGCTCGAGCCATTATGTTGTTTTGCACGATGAAAACTGGAATTTCAATATGAAAAG GGTGCAACAAATCTCGTACACCCTTTGCTACAACTATGCAAAGGCGACACGTTCAGTTTCCATTCCTGCTCCTGTTTATT CTGGTATGCTCTCGTGGAATGTTCCACATCGACCCCAACGACAGGGAGCTCGGCTTCGACGacaacaccaccaccgcctcgGGCTCTTCCACTACCTTGGACATGAGCAGGTGGCAAAGCGCCTTCCAGCCCGTCCACAGAAGACTTTCTAA
- a CDS encoding Endoribonuclease LACTB2: protein MADLQKLGDIERLSKHVLRVLGQNPGKFTLQGTNTYVIGSQNPYFLIDTGEGLDSYIPILQSALDSARVLPDQPDVSDIILSHWHHDHIGGLPSVLKLLKQTWKDRFPDRPYTPPRLHKYPASNTQPGRHTTPHNILPNVIADIPAELYTPSPSGTIFHDLSDGQTFVDSSNDSGAPLLRVLHTPGHTVDSICLYIPQDRALYTADTVLGHGTAVFEDLATYLASLNKMLHFGSPPASPGEVDLEYVTLYPAHGAIVANGRQTISTYIQHRLEREAQVLAVLRSPVPVELHDGANAETKTTWTTWNLVRVIYKAYPENLWLPAAHGIDLHLRKLEGDGVVRNIGGDAQHTLWKVLPRTPSL from the exons ATGGCTGATCTCCAAAAACTAGGCGACATCGAGAGG CTCAGCAAACATGTTCTTCGGGTCCTTGGGCAG AATCCTGGCAAGTTTACTCTTCAAG GGACAAACACATACGTGATTGGGTCGCAGAACCCGTATTTCCTGATAGACACAGGAGAGGGCCTTGATTCCTACATACCTATACTACAGAGTGCTCTTGATTCCGCACGCGTCCTCCCTGACCAGCCAGACGTTTCGGATATCATCCTTTCCCACTGGCACCACGACCACATCGGTGGCCTACCCTCCGTTCTCAAGCTTCTCAAGCAAACCTGGAAAGACCGCTTCCCCGACCGACCATACACCCCACCACGTCTGCACAAGTACCCTGCATCCAATACCCAACCAGGGCGGCACACCACACCGCACAACATCCTTCCCAACGTCATCGCCGACATCCCTGCGGAGTTGTACACACCCTCCCCGTCTGGAACCATCTTCCATGACCTCTCCGACGGACAGACGTTCGTGGACAGCAGCAACGACAGTGGAGCTCCCCTCCTGCGTGTGCTGCACACCCCAGGGCACACCGTCGACTCCATCTGCCTGTACATCCCACAAGACCGCGCGCTCTACACCGCCGACACCGTCCTCGGGCACGGTACCGCCGTCTTCGAGGACCTCGCGACCTACCTCGCAAGCCTGAACAAGATGCTCCATTTCGGCTCGCCTCCCGCGTCGCCAGGTGAAGTCGACTTAGAGTACGTCACGCTCTACCCAGCACACGGCGCGATAGTCGCCAACGGCCGCCAGACGATCTCGACGTACATCCAACACCGGCTGGAGCGCGAGGCACAGGTGCTCGCGGTCCTTCGGTCGCCTGTACCCGTCGAGCTGCACGACGGGGCGAACGCCGAGACAAAGACGACATGGACGACGTGGAATTTGGTTAGGGTAATCTACAAAGCCTATCCGGAGAATTTATGGCTTCCTGCTGCTCATGGTATCGACCTCCATCTCAGAAAATTGGAGGGCGATGGTGTTGTTCGAAACATTGGCGGAGATGCTCAGCACACACTTTGGAAGGTGTTGCCGCGGACGCCTAGTCTTTGA